The DNA segment TCAGACTCTCTTGGCTACCCGGCCTGGGAAGAGGGACAGCGATCTGACgcgtttctctctcttcctgtgtcTCCTTAAATCTATCTCTATGCAAGTGAGCTCTCCGCAGAAAATATCGATATCGTGTTTGTGTCTGTAAGAGCACAGAGTGAAGATTATTACTCTAATCAAAGCTTTGCTCGATTTCGGCCTTCGCAGGACGAGGCTGGCGGGATTTCAGACCCAGATTTCTAGGCCCACCTTCTTGCTGATTCTAAAAACCCCTTTCCCTGGACGAAAAAGCAATGACTGCTTGTGTCtttcctaagaaaaataaaggtaaaacacAAAGAAGGCCGGAAGGGCTCGGGAGTTCAAAACCGAAGGCTCGAGCTTCCCGTGCCATGGGCTGTAGCCTCCCGGGAGGTGGCCGCAGAACCCAGGAGCGCAAAACTGGGTGCAACGCTCGACTGTCACTGGGACCGAGGTCAAGGAGGAGGAAGCGGGCGTGAGAGAAGAGAACACCCGAGATCCGGCATGCTCTCCCCAACCCGGAGGCTAAGAGTTCTAGGGGCGGCGTCCGCGGAGCCGAAAGGCACGGCGCAGCCTGGGGCTGGGTACTCACCGGAGGACGGACGATCCGAGTAGCGCGTGCAGTAGACCCAGGCGGGCCACACGAGGGGCTGCTGCGAGTCAGTTTTGACTACGGGCCCGCCGTTGGCTGAGCCCATTAGCAGGATGGCCGGGTTGCTGTGCTCCGGGTACTTAGCACCCTGCGCTCCCGGGCTCCCCACGCCGCCTCCACTGCCACCGCCGCTGTCCGAAGGTTtggccgctgctgctgccgctgccgctgctacggccgccgcagccgccgccgccgccgccgccgccgccgccgggttCCCAGCTTTGGACGCACCCGCTCCGCCGGCGGTGGCTGGCGGGGAACCGTCGGGTGGGCCACAGTTCGCGTCCGGGACGCACAGGAGTGAGGCGGCGCCTGGCGCCCTCGTGCCCAGCGGGTGGACAGGGTCTCTACCTGCGCCGGTCTGGCCTCTGTCACGCTCGACCCGACCTCCTCCTGCGCCTcctccggccgccgccgccgccgccaccaggAGCTGCGGCGGCGGCTGCTCCTTTTTGCAGCCGAAGTCCGGCCTCAGGATGTTGTCGATGAAAAAGTTGGTGGTGCGGTGCAGCTGGGCCGCAGGCTGCGGCTGGTGAGCAGGCGCCGCGAGATgctgctgcggcggcggcggcgggggcggggggtgcgggGGGAGATGCGGGTGGTGGGCCAGGGGCGGCAGGCAGGGCGCCGCGGGCGGCGAGGGGGGCGCGGGCTGCGGAGACACCGGCACGCTGTCTCCATCGCTGCCGCTGCTGCCGCTGGCGCCAGGGCTGAGGCTCAGACTGAGGCTGCcgggggccgccgccgccgccactgcCGCCGCCGCGCCGAGGCCCGAGTCGCGCTGACTTTTAGGTTCCGGCTGCTGTTCTTCCATGCTCGGCCGCCCCGCCGCCTCGGCCGCCgcgccggcccccgccccccccgcctcGCTCCCCACCCCACTTTGCCAGCGGCCCGTGTGGGT comes from the Physeter macrocephalus isolate SW-GA unplaced genomic scaffold, ASM283717v5 random_1742, whole genome shotgun sequence genome and includes:
- the EN1 gene encoding homeobox protein engrailed-1, with the translated sequence MEEQQPEPKSQRDSGLGAAAAVAAAAAPGSLSLSLSPGASGSSGSDGDSVPVSPQPAPPSPPAAPCLPPLAHHPHLPPHPPPPPPPPQQHLAAPAHQPQPAAQLHRTTNFFIDNILRPDFGCKKEQPPPQLLVAAAAAAGGGAGGGRVERDRGQTGAGRDPVHPLGTRAPGAASLLCVPDANCGPPDGSPPATAGGAGASKAGNPAAAAAAAAAAAAAVAAAAAAAAAKPSDSGGGSGGGVGSPGAQGAKYPEHSNPAILLMGSANGGPVVKTDSQQPLVWPAWVYCTRYSDRPSSGPRTRKLKKKKNEKEDKRPRTAFTAEQLQRLKAEFQANRYITEQRRQTLAQELSLNESQIKIWFQNKRAKIKKATGIKNGLALHLMAQGLYNHSTTTVQDKDESE